The proteins below come from a single Drosophila busckii strain San Diego stock center, stock number 13000-0081.31 chromosome X, ASM1175060v1, whole genome shotgun sequence genomic window:
- the LOC108605962 gene encoding RNA polymerase-associated protein RTF1 homolog gives MAESKPKSKRATRRYQLIDLPKYVQQPLKLQPLKLLQPQQQQQQSQQPLRRPKSEIVRELRRLRSTPIRLDDEEPAATTLLAPAAAAAAARPLRSLEQLQALHLTRHRLEQLLGSSAFEQTALNCFVRLNINPGDVPAEHRIAEIVGIVHLPEGYYVGKLPTNIALQLRYEDVVLQHEFNVISNMAFTPDEFAYWRDNCVCQAIELPTTELLARKKLELYNALNGELRAASILLKTNSRIPTALPMRPVPRVSLLERFGGVYPWKLQRPPPIVQSDDAAPSSEPAAAAAAAAAELEAINEQLEAQRSETALPPPANSAE, from the coding sequence ATGGCCGAGAGCAAACCAAAGTCGAAGCGCGCTACGCGACGCTATCAGCTAATCGATTTGCCCAAATATGTGCAGCAGCCCTTGAAGCTCCAGCCCTTGAAGCTGCtccagccgcagcagcagcagcaacagtcgcagcagcCGCTGCGTCGACCCAAGTCCGAAATTGTGCGCGAGCTGCGACGTTTGCGCTCGACGCCAATACGTTTGGACGATGAGGAGCCAGCGGCGACGACGCTgttggcgccagcagcagcagcagcagcagcgcgtccGCTGCGCAgcctggagcagctgcaggcgctgcaCCTGACGCGTCATCgcctggagcagctgctgggctCCAGTGCATTCGAGCAGACGGCGCTCAACTGTTTCGTTCGCCTCAACATAAATCCGGGCGATGTGCCCGCCGAGCATCGCATAGCCGAAATCGTTGGCATTGTTCACCTGCCCGAGGGCTACTATGTGGGCAAGCTGCCCACCAATATTGCGCTCCAGCTGCGCTACGAGGACGTTGTGCTCCAGCACGAGTTCAATGTCATCTCGAACATGGCCTTTACTCCCGATGAGTTTGCCTATTGGCGCGACAATTGCGTTTGCCAGGCCATCGAGCTGCCCACCACGGAGCTGCTCGCACGCAAGAAGCTCGAGCTGTATAATGCGCTCAATGGCGAATTGCGCGCCGCCTCGATTCTGCTCAAGACCAATAGCCGCATACCCACGGCTCTGCCCATGCGCCCAGTGCCGCGTGTTAGTTTACTCGAGCGTTTTGGCGGCGTCTATCCCTGGAAATTACAACGTCCGCCGCCCATTGTGCAGTCAGATGATGCAGCGCCGTCCAGcgagccagcagctgctgctgctgctgctgctgctgagctggaGGCCATCAATGAGCAGCTGGAGGCGCAACGCTCAGAGACTGCACTGCCGCCGCCTGCAAATAGCGCA